The DNA window AAACGCTGAAATCCTTGTCTGCTGATTGCATGCCTTGGGTAGACGATGCCTGAATCTAAATCTTTGCCAATGAATAAGACAACAGTAAGAGAGAGCAGCATGGGTAAATTTGCTAGGATATTTATTCCTTCCTTGCCTGCTTCACCACTGATAGAAATGCGGAGGCGGGTCAGGTTGACTAGTGAGCTAATTTGAGGGCCCATCCTATTTAAGTTATGTGTATCAAGACGAAGCATTTGAAGCGGTGGTGGAGTAGGGACACACGAAGCCATGAATGAACATGTGCCATCACGATCACTATGCCACACATGTAGTTCTCGCAGGTGCCTGAACAGCCTGGAGAGCGTTGAGATACATGCTTCCTTGTGATCCTTCATATCACGTAATTCAGTAGAGTATGGCCAATTAATTTTAAGTAATTTCAGATTGGTCAGATCACCGAGTCCTTGGATAAACTTTACAGATTGAATACCCAAATCGATCCATGATAGCTCTTCCAACGCCTGTAGACTTCTGATTCCATCAGGTAGGCGCACCGAGTCATCGACAAAAAGGCGCACCAACTTATGCAACTGGATAATACATGGTAGGTTTTCAAGCTTGGCCAATCTCACGTCTAGTGTCTCTAGACGTTGCAGCTTTTCTACATCTTTTGGAAGCTTGCTGGCCGAAAATTTGTTGTCTATCCTCAAGGACTTCAACAGACCTAAACTTTTGACATTTCCAAGAGAGCATTCACCAACCTCACCTTCTATATTCAGCACTCGCAAGACTTGGCTGTTTAAGAACTCTGTGGCATGCTTATTAACCAAAACTGAATTTGAGCCAAAGATAATGATGGATCGGATCTGAGCTCCATTTTTTATCATCTTGGCAATCTCTTCCGTCCGGGAAGAAATGTCTTTTTGGATGGATAGACGGCGAATCTTGTTCGAAGAATAATTTTTAGAAAAACCATTACCATTCCATATAGTAATAAAGTTGTCCTCCACGGCCTTTGATACAATGAACTCAAGTATGACATCATGAACTCTGCACTGTTTCACTGTTGCACCATGTCCCCCAACCTTGGTTGGCTGCACCAAACTTCTATTGATGAGCTCATTCAAGTAACTTCTCCCTAGCTGCTCCATACTTTCCCTGTCCTGTCCAGGAATCAGTCCTTCGGCTACCCATAACAATATCAACTGTTGGCAATCAATCAAAGAATCCTCTGGAAACACACTCAGATATAGCAAACAGCTCTTTAGATGGTGAGGAAGGTCAACGTAACTCAGCAGCATAATTCTTTTCATCTTATCAATGGGAGAATCTTTGTCAACTGCAGCAGCAATAGACCTCAATACATTGACCCAGACTTCCACTGCTTTGCTTCTGTTTGCTAATAAACCAGCTATACTGATTATGGCTAGTGGTAAGCCGCAACATTTCTTTAAAATATCATCGGATACTTTCCTCAAATCTGGGTGGCAATCATCACCGGACAAAAATAACCTCTTAAAGAATAATCTTTGGGAGTCCTCATGACTAAGGGGCTTTGCTTGATACATTTGTGCAGCAATACCAGTACAACAAGATTTGGCTACCGCTTCAATGCGTGTTGTAGTAATAATTCTGCTTCCATTGTCATTGACAGGTAAGGCAGATCGTACAAGCTCCCATGCTGATACACTCCAGATATCATCAATCAAGATGAAGTACCTGCACACATTGGTTGTGGAATCACGTTATTAATTATGTAAGGCAAACCATGAATTGAAGCGTATTCCAGTGAAGTTAAAGATGTCGGAGAAATGTAAGATGGATCGTAGTGGCACACTTTTTTATCAGTAATTATTACACATGAGAAATACAGTCCGTAAACTACCATTATTTAAAAAATATGTCACAACCTCCAAAATGGTAAGTGCCGCATTAGAACACCTAGAGCCCCACTCAAAAGACATGACGCATTCAGTTCAAAAGCTGAGTTCCAAAATGAGATATTTATGGATATTTAGAATTCTGGTCATATTTTCCAAGAAGTAATTTTACTGAGTATGGATTAGATGGTGTAAAGTAAATTTTTTACCAAGATGATGCACAGTTGACTTGAGTTTGTTCATTGTTGCAACATCTTTAATGATGACATTTGATAGATATGCTGAGCCATTGAAGTATCTGAGGTAATTTTATGCTGTCAAGGTTATTAGGCCAGGAAAAAAAgaatcattttttaaaattcccAGAAAATTTCATAAATGGCCTAATAATTAGGTGAGCTCATGTGATGAACAAATATTGCACGACATTATTCTAGCTAGATGAACTGGTTAACTATTAGAAAAAGAAATAATATTGATTACCTCTTGTCCTTTAAGCATTCTTTCACTGTGCGGATGAGCTGCTCAACTGTCTCTAACATCTGTCCTCCATGGCTCTTGCTTATTTGAGACAATATATTTCTAAGAAGTTCCTTCATATCTGGAGTTTGTGATACAGACACAAAAGCCCGGCTATCAAAAGCAGTTTCAGTGATTTTGTGGTACACCTCCATGGCGAGAGTGGTCTTCCCCTGTCCAGCTAGCCCATAGATGGACACCACCTTGTGCACTTTGTCTTCACATCTCAATAAGCTGATGATCTCCTCACGAGGAGCAACGATTCCAACAAGATCCCTGGCCTCCTGAAAGAGTGCAGGTGCTCGAGGATCCAAGAGCACcattggctgagatgaagaggCGAGGAGACACTGATTGATGTCGTAGTAGCGTTTCCCCCGCTCGCTCTGCTCGCTCACGAGCCTCTTGAGTCGTCGGATCTCCTCTGCGATTCCTCTGTCCTTGAACATCGTTTTCACCATTTGAATGGCCTTGTGCACGAAGTTGGCTGTGGAACCTCCATCTCCATGGCTGTGATTGAGCACAAAACGGTCGATGCAATCCTCAATATCGTAGGACAGCTCACGCACCTTGCTCCTCCAGTCTTTGGCGAGTGGATCGATCTGgtcgtcgtccttgtcttcgagCCTCAGCAGCATGGCTTCCATGGTGCGCAGCTCGTCTTGCAGAGACCGGATCCCTTGCTTGACGTCTCTGGCGAGGTTGTACTTGTCGGTGAGCATGGCGGCCAGCTTGTTGATGACGGAGCCCAACACACCCGTGGCGGCGCTCGCCATCATTTCGGCCATCTTGACTCGCGACTACTGGCTGAGTGAAATGCTAGCTAGCTTGTGCGGTGGTATGAGAGAGGATAGGTGATTCAGTTCTCAGGTTAAAGTGGGGCAAACAACAACGCATCCCATTAGTTAAATATATAATGGGATTCGATTCTATTTCTACGGCTGAGCACTGGGAATGACACGAAGTTTCCTTCCACTTTCCTCCGTAACCACTTTCTTccaccaactctctctctctctctctctctctctctctctctctctcagtttTTCTATTTCAGCCAGGCCATCTCAATCCGCAAGCCATGTGACGATAAGTGCTGCTGTGCTGGCCGACGCGCAACTTGCGATGTCACGCCAGGAAGTAAAAACAATATTCAACTTGGAACGACACGAAGCTTCCTTCCACTTTCCTCCGTAACAACTTTCTTccaccaactctctctctctcagtttTTCTATTTCGGCCAGGCCATTTCAATCTACAAGCCATGTGACGATAAGTGCTGCTGTGCTGGCCGACGGTGACCGGCGCGCAACTTGCGATGTCACACCAGGAATAAAAAATGAAGTACCCAAACGGCGACTAGAGACGGTGAACGAGAGACTCAAATTTCTTTCCAAAACTTAGGTCGCTGTCCTAAAATCAAACCCTAAACCCAAACACACGGGAGAGTAGAGATTCAGGAGCCAACTAGGTGGCTGGATGTCTATGGTGATGACCAAGAGACACAGCGGGACCCTAGAGAAACGACCAAGCAAAGCCCTCGACGAAACACCTCAAAGCCGAGAAGTCTGCACAAGACCGGACTGTCTGCAGTCCAAGCGCGGACTATCCGCGGAAGAGGGGTCGGACTGTCCATGGTCTGCGTCGTTCTATCCGCCGGCCAGAACTTCGAAAACATACTGGCGAGAAACAGTTCTGGTCTGGACTGTTCACAACAGCGGCGGACTGTCCGCGGTCAGGGCCCGGACTGTCCGCGCCTGTGCTGAAATGAAACAGTACAGACAGCCGAACTGGTCTGTTCCCGACCCCGACTGCCGGACTGTCCGCGGTCAGGGCGCGGACTGTCCGCGGCCTGTGGGACAGAGCTCCCGAAAATCGCTAAGAACACAAATTCGCCCGATTTGTGACCAAATCAAAACCAACTGCCACCAAAATTGAAACAAGGGATCACAAGGCAGTAGGTGAGCTACTCCTAAGAGATCATCGCTCAAAGTATAGTCAATCGACGGGAAATTTGGATCACACGAAGAACACCGCTTTTTCGACTCCGAAAATTGAATCGCCCCGATCTATGAACTCGTGAGGTTTCAGTTAAATTCCTTCTGTGGAAAGGATCAACTCACGTCCTAGTTCATTCCAAATCAATCGGTTTGACTCAAAATGACCCACAACTCAAGAATCGAATGAAAACGTGAGAAGGGGTGGAGAGGAAGAAGCAAGAACGCGAAGAACATAAACGAGAATTGCacaaagatatagaaagcgattttACTCAAATGACGATTTAGAGAGTAAattttagaaactcttggagatgctctaagggtgAAAATTGGATGGTTAT is part of the Miscanthus floridulus cultivar M001 chromosome 9, ASM1932011v1, whole genome shotgun sequence genome and encodes:
- the LOC136481838 gene encoding disease resistance protein RGA5-like: MAEMMASAATGVLGSVINKLAAMLTDKYNLARDVKQGIRSLQDELRTMEAMLLRLEDKDDDQIDPLAKDWRSKVRELSYDIEDCIDRFVLNHSHGDGGSTANFVHKAIQMVKTMFKDRGIAEEIRRLKRLVSEQSERGKRYYDINQCLLASSSQPMVLLDPRAPALFQEARDLVGIVAPREEIISLLRCEDKVHKVVSIYGLAGQGKTTLAMEVYHKITETAFDSRAFVSVSQTPDMKELLRNILSQISKSHGGQMLETVEQLIRTVKECLKDKRYFILIDDIWSVSAWELVRSALPVNDNGSRIITTTRIEAVAKSCCTGIAAQMYQAKPLSHEDSQRLFFKRLFLSGDDCHPDLRKVSDDILKKCCGLPLAIISIAGLLANRSKAVEVWVNVLRSIAAAVDKDSPIDKMKRIMLLSYVDLPHHLKSCLLYLSVFPEDSLIDCQQLILLWVAEGLIPGQDRESMEQLGRSYLNELINRSLVQPTKVGGHGATVKQCRVHDVILEFIVSKAVEDNFITIWNGNGFSKNYSSNKIRRLSIQKDISSRTEEIAKMIKNGAQIRSIIIFGSNSVLVNKHATEFLNSQVLRVLNIEGEVGECSLGNVKSLGLLKSLRIDNKFSASKLPKDVEKLQRLETLDVRLAKLENLPCIIQLHKLVRLFVDDSVRLPDGIRSLQALEELSWIDLGIQSVKFIQGLGDLTNLKLLKINWPYSTELRDMKDHKEACISTLSRLFRHLRELHVWHSDRDGTCSFMASCVPTPPPLQMLRLDTHNLNRMGPQISSLVNLTRLRISISGEAGKEGINILANLPMLLSLTVVLFIGKDLDSGIVYPRHAISRQGFQRLLKFHFDNSLCDAGPLEFEPGAMPKLQRLKLGLKARCQFKFGEGVLGLQNLAGLKHLAIDINCGRAVAYEVEALEDDIRGAAAVHPNRPILQVQRIYQYAMAQGRSRRPSDHAIVEA